The following proteins come from a genomic window of Fulvitalea axinellae:
- a CDS encoding TIGR00725 family protein: MNEKRKTQITVIGDSKPELETERIALEVGEMIGKLGAIAITGGRGGVMKAVAKGIDKAGGICVGILPTNEFSESNAYNHIVIPTDIGHARNSITVMAGDLVIAIGGGAGTLSEISFAWIYGKTVFAYEGSEGWSKALANQRLDEKRRDQIIGFKSVSELEKKIKPLIRR; this comes from the coding sequence ATGAACGAAAAAAGAAAGACTCAAATCACAGTAATCGGCGATTCGAAACCGGAACTGGAAACGGAGAGAATCGCATTGGAGGTAGGAGAGATGATAGGAAAGCTTGGCGCTATAGCCATTACCGGCGGGCGGGGAGGCGTGATGAAAGCCGTTGCCAAAGGCATAGACAAGGCGGGCGGTATATGCGTAGGAATTTTGCCGACAAACGAATTTTCAGAATCGAACGCTTACAACCATATCGTGATTCCTACGGATATTGGCCATGCCAGAAATTCGATTACCGTTATGGCAGGAGATCTGGTAATAGCGATAGGTGGTGGTGCCGGGACTTTGTCCGAAATTAGTTTCGCTTGGATTTACGGAAAGACTGTTTTCGCCTACGAAGGCTCTGAGGGTTGGTCAAAAGCTCTGGCGAACCAACGATTGGACGAAAAAAGGCGTGACCAGATTATCGGATTTAAAAGCGTTAGCGAACTGGAAAAAAAAATAAAACCTTTGATCCGGAGATAG
- a CDS encoding replication initiation protein gives MENEGKYLNYRIVKSNRFIEARHTAPLTIYHQRIVALMCARIQKDDDTFETMRIPIREILDKPEQEKLQGSDYTATKKAASELVSLTIQVQNPDGTWKVRNLISEASGKELTGDYIEMKFNDDARDLLLNLKDNFTQYYLRYTYRFRKVHSTRIYELLKQYLNIGYREISVENFKMYLGIEDKYPRFDALKSRVLMPSIAEINELSDLRVDMTLVKKGRKVVSLRFDLGKSDNNVVRDQIQDVSHEVVDSPENIGPTATTSEAGHDVTSTKVKKEKPSFLTPEKYRRFIKAYGQDRVDFYVEQVATKESIENPVGYLIKALKDGYFDEAFETEAKKAAKSMEDQRKESQAKAKEKEIREIEQRIPAEWDLYRKSIFDKYDVDEILEEALFVMDEDELGVSPAILDKIQGLLEEGVDFNQALVDNYKLRADFNLIREAYIKANSPEDYGILEAGPVGYAKSKYGIEYRG, from the coding sequence ATGGAAAACGAAGGAAAGTACCTTAACTATAGGATCGTAAAGAGCAACCGTTTTATTGAAGCGCGCCACACCGCTCCCCTTACCATATACCACCAGCGTATAGTGGCGCTGATGTGCGCCAGGATTCAGAAAGACGATGACACCTTCGAAACCATGAGAATTCCCATCCGGGAAATATTGGACAAGCCCGAACAGGAGAAATTACAGGGAAGCGACTATACGGCTACAAAGAAAGCAGCGTCCGAGCTGGTCAGTTTGACGATCCAAGTCCAGAATCCCGACGGAACTTGGAAAGTCCGCAACCTGATATCGGAAGCTTCGGGAAAGGAACTCACGGGCGATTATATAGAAATGAAGTTCAATGACGACGCCCGGGACCTTCTCTTGAACCTGAAGGATAATTTTACGCAATACTATCTGCGCTACACATACAGGTTCAGGAAAGTCCACTCCACCCGTATTTACGAACTCCTGAAGCAATACCTTAATATAGGTTACAGGGAAATATCGGTCGAGAATTTTAAAATGTATTTGGGAATCGAAGACAAGTACCCAAGGTTTGACGCATTGAAAAGCCGTGTGCTGATGCCGTCGATAGCCGAAATCAACGAGCTGTCCGATTTGCGTGTCGATATGACTTTGGTGAAGAAAGGCCGAAAAGTTGTAAGCCTTAGGTTTGACCTTGGAAAGTCGGACAATAATGTGGTTCGTGACCAAATCCAGGATGTAAGTCACGAGGTGGTAGATTCTCCTGAAAATATAGGCCCTACCGCCACAACTTCCGAAGCTGGGCATGATGTGACTTCAACAAAAGTAAAAAAGGAAAAGCCTTCTTTCCTTACTCCCGAAAAGTACAGGCGCTTTATAAAAGCATATGGGCAGGACCGTGTAGATTTTTATGTGGAACAGGTAGCTACCAAGGAGTCGATCGAGAACCCTGTCGGTTATTTGATCAAAGCCTTAAAGGACGGGTACTTTGACGAGGCTTTCGAGACCGAAGCCAAAAAGGCTGCGAAGAGTATGGAAGACCAAAGAAAGGAAAGCCAAGCCAAAGCTAAGGAAAAAGAGATTCGGGAAATAGAACAAAGGATTCCCGCCGAGTGGGATCTTTACCGCAAATCCATTTTTGACAAATACGATGTGGATGAGATATTGGAGGAAGCCCTATTCGTAATGGACGAAGACGAACTCGGCGTAAGTCCCGCTATCTTGGACAAGATCCAAGGTTTGCTGGAAGAAGGTGTGGATTTCAACCAGGCTTTGGTAGACAACTATAAGCTCCGGGCTGATTTTAATTTGATTCGCGAGGCCTATATCAAAGCCAATTCCCCGGAAGATTATGGGATATTGGAAGCGGGACCTGTCGGTTATGCGAAAAGCAAATACGGAATCGAGTATCGAGGTTAA
- a CDS encoding cation-translocating P-type ATPase → MSVDQDKKFKILLVSVIIIVGFEILDLFDIRLPEKIAPFFFGGAILIFGNGVLLKGAKALLKFNFKSINLLMVIAVAGAFYLGQYVEGAVVILVFLLGERLEDIGVSQSKSALEALVKSSPKTAILEEGTSVPVGNIQVGQIISVKPGEMMPLDGEVVGGETSVDEANITGEPLPKDKTVGDPVFAGTLNKQGFVKVKVTKKHEDSTFSKIIKITFEASANKSETQKFIERFSKVYTPSVVVIAVLLVAVPVLVFDAGFDKWLNQAITILVISCPCALVISTPVAVFAGIGKASEKGIVIKGGKFLELLGRVKAIGFDKTRTLTYGTPVVTDVLAYGIDDETLLSCLAGAEQFSEHPLAKAIVDAAKDKGYKIHPVEKFHSVVGKGAKAVCKVCEHKNIRVGNLDFIQETNKVSDKVIGDINRLQTEGKTAVVVVLGDEVRGVVGITDEIKPESADMTSELALLGVSSVMLTGDHKDTARYVAEHVGIKEYYAGLLPDEKADKVNLLKREYGEVAMVGDGVNDAPALALADVGIAMGAAGSDTAIEVAPVSLLNDRPSLIPFLIRLGRKMNRRIKINTVMAVSVKLLFLALALAGLSNLVMAIFADVGVMLIVIALSLRLRKFS, encoded by the coding sequence ATGAGTGTAGACCAAGATAAGAAATTCAAAATACTGTTGGTAAGCGTGATCATAATTGTGGGGTTTGAGATTCTAGACCTATTTGATATTCGTTTGCCCGAAAAAATTGCCCCGTTTTTCTTTGGCGGAGCTATCCTTATTTTTGGAAACGGAGTATTGCTCAAAGGAGCGAAGGCACTTTTGAAATTCAATTTCAAAAGCATTAATCTTTTAATGGTTATTGCGGTTGCGGGAGCATTCTATTTAGGGCAATATGTAGAAGGGGCCGTGGTCATCCTAGTTTTTTTGTTGGGAGAAAGGCTGGAAGATATTGGCGTTTCGCAGAGTAAATCGGCTTTGGAAGCCTTGGTGAAAAGTAGTCCGAAAACGGCTATTTTGGAAGAAGGAACAAGTGTGCCAGTCGGAAATATTCAGGTTGGGCAAATAATCTCTGTCAAACCCGGTGAAATGATGCCTTTGGACGGCGAAGTAGTCGGAGGGGAGACAAGCGTGGACGAGGCGAACATTACGGGCGAACCATTGCCAAAAGACAAAACGGTGGGAGATCCGGTATTTGCGGGAACACTCAATAAGCAAGGTTTTGTGAAAGTAAAGGTGACCAAGAAGCATGAGGACAGCACCTTTTCCAAGATTATCAAGATTACGTTTGAAGCGTCGGCGAATAAATCGGAAACGCAGAAGTTCATAGAACGATTTTCAAAAGTTTATACGCCTTCGGTTGTTGTTATCGCCGTTTTGCTGGTTGCCGTTCCGGTGTTAGTGTTTGATGCCGGATTCGACAAATGGCTGAACCAAGCGATAACCATTCTGGTGATTTCCTGCCCGTGCGCTCTGGTAATCTCGACTCCCGTGGCGGTTTTTGCGGGAATAGGGAAGGCTTCCGAAAAAGGCATAGTTATCAAAGGCGGAAAGTTTTTGGAGCTTTTGGGACGTGTTAAAGCGATTGGGTTTGACAAAACACGCACCCTGACGTACGGTACGCCTGTCGTTACGGACGTTTTGGCTTATGGGATAGATGACGAAACATTACTTTCTTGCTTGGCCGGAGCGGAACAATTCTCTGAGCATCCTCTGGCAAAAGCGATAGTGGACGCGGCCAAAGACAAAGGATATAAGATTCACCCCGTAGAGAAGTTCCACAGCGTGGTGGGAAAAGGAGCCAAAGCGGTTTGTAAAGTTTGCGAGCACAAAAATATCAGAGTCGGTAATCTGGACTTTATCCAAGAGACGAATAAAGTGTCGGATAAGGTAATCGGGGACATAAACAGATTGCAAACCGAGGGAAAGACGGCGGTGGTAGTAGTGCTAGGAGACGAGGTTCGGGGTGTTGTAGGCATTACTGATGAGATAAAACCAGAAAGCGCCGACATGACCTCTGAGCTTGCCCTGTTAGGCGTATCTTCAGTAATGCTTACCGGCGACCATAAGGACACGGCCCGTTATGTGGCCGAACATGTGGGAATCAAGGAATATTACGCAGGCCTGTTACCCGACGAAAAAGCCGATAAGGTGAACTTGCTGAAGCGGGAATATGGAGAAGTAGCCATGGTGGGAGATGGCGTAAACGACGCGCCGGCATTGGCCCTGGCCGATGTCGGGATAGCGATGGGAGCCGCGGGAAGCGATACGGCGATAGAAGTGGCGCCAGTGTCATTGTTAAATGACCGGCCGTCGTTGATTCCTTTCTTGATTCGCCTTGGTCGGAAGATGAACCGGCGGATAAAAATCAATACGGTAATGGCCGTAAGCGTGAAATTATTGTTTTTGGCATTGGCTTTAGCGGGGTTGAGCAATCTGGTGATGGCAATCTTTGCGGATGTCGGGGTAATGTTAATCGTTATAGCGCTTAGTCTGAGGTTGCGAAAATTTTCCTAA
- a CDS encoding helix-turn-helix domain-containing protein codes for MAILRILFFVFLYTVPFFAWSQLKPRLVDEQTGYPCRSVKQIKEDKNGNVLIATTGGLLLNDGDSTRLLADSLSLSFLCPMPDGSLLMGDQGGKSFLMNESYTEIKKLKWPYLSGKISFCELLADGSLVLGSPRGVYRVKSGPKGELDILNTLQRGRYKGLAIGPKPKQRIWYALAEGGVRRQKPGRRSFLVNRGDYQGIHVAGGSVYLHNEGLVEKWSENGLTLLKKVNTGKNITCMQAVGDCLIFGTKREGVFFMDLSVLNPVPVNLVREDYASFFNKNINCIFRDSSGAVWVGTEKGGTMVFDFHYNFFKHYRFEQATEQSDNFVNGIYADNRGLVWIGTSGGGLKYLDKKEGIIRSLKAERMPKFIERIKIDNTGSLWIGPRGPGLYHYNVSFAENRPSLTLNGVYENKRSLFFMHQMEDGRMLVNYADGLKTFAFDKGAVASKEYQTLEEVPGIWKTLITSKTPVGFWEKKDGEYYSMNSLSVESRRKGQVWIRNVKGLGLYDIETGNELEAHYPMKIYPQFAGLGKDSVGRLWLPSRRHKGLYMFVPEIELFQFFELYGSANARSFNRKKLTTAPDGTIWIGSNEGVWCIVPNHLPATKPAIKYSYNSSDSLGTVSVRVKGHARRAHMGFRYRIMPGDTIWKSVSKASTTLKLQKKPKKGMWVELEPFDGYGTKGDPVRVELTTPPFSVWVYSAVGVGILLLVLGGTFWKKRSDNKNVDSLEPEKEDPLLSKVRKIVEENLEEPDFSTVALAEKMGMSRSGLYRTMKERASISPSELIKDIRMAKAKELLENEKLSVKEIAFATGFNDPSYFSRCFKKHFGYSPGRVKEQQ; via the coding sequence ATGGCAATTTTGAGGATATTATTTTTTGTGTTCCTGTATACGGTGCCTTTTTTCGCTTGGTCGCAACTCAAACCGAGATTGGTGGACGAGCAGACGGGCTATCCTTGCAGAAGTGTAAAACAGATTAAGGAAGATAAGAACGGAAACGTCTTGATCGCCACCACCGGCGGTTTGTTGCTTAATGACGGCGACAGTACAAGACTGCTGGCGGATTCTCTTTCCTTGAGTTTTTTGTGCCCAATGCCCGACGGAAGCCTTTTGATGGGCGATCAAGGAGGAAAATCGTTCTTGATGAACGAGAGCTACACGGAGATCAAAAAACTGAAATGGCCGTATCTGTCAGGAAAGATTTCGTTTTGTGAGCTTCTAGCGGACGGCTCACTGGTGTTGGGAAGCCCTAGAGGCGTTTACCGTGTAAAATCCGGCCCGAAGGGGGAACTGGATATCCTGAACACTTTGCAACGCGGAAGGTACAAAGGTTTGGCCATTGGCCCGAAGCCTAAACAGAGGATCTGGTATGCGTTAGCGGAAGGAGGGGTAAGGCGCCAGAAACCGGGCCGAAGATCCTTTTTGGTAAACCGGGGCGATTATCAAGGCATTCATGTCGCCGGGGGAAGCGTTTACTTGCACAATGAGGGGTTAGTCGAGAAATGGAGCGAAAACGGCCTGACGTTGCTTAAAAAGGTGAATACGGGCAAAAACATCACCTGTATGCAGGCCGTGGGAGATTGTTTGATCTTCGGCACGAAAAGAGAAGGCGTATTTTTTATGGATCTCTCAGTTTTGAATCCTGTTCCCGTTAATTTGGTTAGGGAAGATTACGCCAGTTTTTTTAATAAGAATATCAACTGCATTTTCCGCGACAGTTCGGGAGCCGTTTGGGTGGGAACGGAAAAAGGCGGAACGATGGTGTTCGATTTCCATTACAATTTTTTCAAGCATTACCGTTTTGAGCAAGCCACTGAGCAAAGCGACAATTTCGTTAACGGAATTTATGCGGACAACCGCGGTTTGGTATGGATAGGGACCTCTGGCGGAGGGCTGAAATACCTTGACAAGAAGGAAGGCATAATCCGTAGCCTGAAAGCGGAGAGGATGCCTAAATTTATCGAGCGGATCAAGATCGATAATACAGGCAGCCTTTGGATCGGGCCCCGAGGGCCGGGCTTGTATCATTATAACGTCTCGTTCGCCGAAAACAGGCCTTCATTAACTCTAAATGGGGTTTATGAAAATAAAAGATCTTTGTTTTTCATGCATCAGATGGAAGATGGTCGGATGCTGGTCAATTATGCTGACGGCCTGAAAACTTTTGCGTTTGACAAAGGTGCTGTCGCTTCCAAAGAATATCAGACATTGGAGGAAGTACCTGGAATCTGGAAAACTTTGATCACCAGTAAAACTCCTGTCGGGTTTTGGGAGAAAAAAGACGGGGAGTATTATTCGATGAATAGCCTTTCCGTGGAATCGAGGCGGAAAGGACAAGTTTGGATTCGAAATGTCAAAGGCCTCGGCCTGTATGATATAGAAACAGGGAACGAGTTGGAAGCGCATTATCCAATGAAAATCTATCCGCAGTTTGCTGGCTTGGGCAAGGATTCAGTCGGGCGCCTTTGGTTGCCTAGCAGAAGGCACAAAGGGCTCTACATGTTCGTTCCGGAGATAGAGCTTTTCCAGTTTTTCGAACTGTACGGCTCCGCCAACGCAAGATCGTTTAACCGAAAGAAGCTGACCACCGCTCCCGACGGGACTATTTGGATAGGGTCAAACGAAGGCGTCTGGTGCATTGTGCCGAACCATTTACCAGCCACAAAGCCGGCGATAAAATACAGCTACAACAGTTCGGATAGTCTTGGAACTGTTTCGGTACGGGTGAAAGGCCATGCGCGTCGCGCTCATATGGGATTCCGCTACCGGATAATGCCGGGCGATACCATTTGGAAATCGGTTAGTAAAGCCAGCACTACGCTTAAGCTTCAGAAGAAGCCCAAAAAGGGAATGTGGGTTGAACTTGAGCCGTTTGACGGTTACGGAACCAAAGGTGATCCAGTGCGTGTGGAATTAACTACCCCGCCATTTTCCGTTTGGGTTTATAGCGCCGTAGGCGTCGGAATCCTGTTATTGGTCTTGGGCGGAACTTTCTGGAAGAAACGATCGGACAACAAAAATGTGGACTCGTTAGAGCCGGAAAAGGAAGATCCGTTGCTTTCCAAAGTCAGGAAAATAGTGGAAGAGAATCTGGAAGAACCTGATTTCTCTACAGTCGCGTTGGCCGAAAAAATGGGAATGAGCCGTTCGGGCCTCTATCGGACTATGAAAGAGAGGGCAAGTATTTCACCGTCGGAGCTGATCAAAGACATCAGAATGGCCAAAGCGAAAGAGTTGTTGGAGAATGAGAAACTGAGCGTAAAAGAAATAGCTTTCGCTACAGGGTTCAACGATCCTTCGTATTTTTCAAGGTGTTTCAAAAAGCATTTCGGGTATTCTCCCGGTCGCGTTAAGGAACAGCAATAA
- a CDS encoding alpha-amylase family protein — MRKVAISASLLAALAMGACGSSDKETKTEEISKITTASRVKPDQKVVVYQMMTRLFGNQTTTNKKYGTIEENGIGKFNDITPKALEELKKLGVTDVWYTGVLEHAQMEDFTAHGISLDDPDVVKGRAGSPYAIKDYYDVDPALATDIDKRMEEFEALVKRTHDLGLNVWIDFIPNHVARNYVSDAKPEGVEDFGASDDKSGKFSAQNNFYYFPGETLVVPAENNPLGDLSFKGEDNKFDETPAKATGNDVFTSKPSIHDWFETIKLNYGVDYQNGRTKHFEQTPDTWNKMRDILAYWAGKGVDGFRCDMAEMVPVEFWGWVIPQIQKINPDIKFTAEIYNPKEYYNYINKGKFDYLYDKVDLYDTLKHVMQGHGSTDNLPEISERLSNVAPHMLRFLENHDEQRIATGEFAGDAELGRPALVVSSLLQKGPMMVYFGQEVGEPGAGDEGFGGEDGRSTIFDYWGVPNHQRWMNGGKFDGGQLTEAEKALRSYYAKVLNVTRSESVFAKGDLKLIHALNREADPKGYTNKMYTFVRQDDKDQVVVFANFSKDQKFDGQIVLPKELAKDGAYLDLLTGKEYGMKDGKIAVKADGLQSLVLKRK; from the coding sequence ATGAGGAAAGTAGCGATATCAGCCTCTTTGTTGGCCGCTTTGGCCATGGGCGCTTGCGGAAGCTCCGACAAAGAAACCAAAACCGAGGAAATTTCGAAGATCACGACTGCCAGCAGGGTGAAGCCCGACCAGAAGGTGGTGGTCTACCAAATGATGACGCGCCTTTTCGGTAACCAGACTACGACCAACAAGAAATACGGTACGATAGAGGAAAACGGAATCGGCAAATTCAACGATATCACACCCAAGGCTTTGGAAGAGCTCAAAAAGCTCGGCGTGACCGACGTTTGGTACACTGGCGTATTGGAACACGCCCAGATGGAGGACTTCACGGCTCACGGCATATCGCTCGACGATCCGGACGTGGTGAAAGGCCGTGCGGGCTCGCCTTACGCTATCAAGGATTACTATGACGTGGATCCTGCTTTGGCCACCGATATCGACAAGCGTATGGAAGAGTTTGAGGCTTTGGTAAAAAGGACTCATGACTTGGGCTTGAACGTGTGGATCGACTTTATCCCGAACCACGTTGCGCGTAACTACGTTTCGGACGCCAAGCCTGAGGGCGTAGAGGACTTCGGCGCGTCGGATGACAAGTCCGGAAAATTCTCGGCCCAGAACAACTTCTACTACTTCCCGGGCGAAACGCTTGTGGTTCCTGCGGAAAACAACCCGCTGGGCGACTTGAGCTTCAAGGGCGAAGACAATAAGTTTGACGAAACTCCGGCCAAAGCCACCGGCAACGACGTGTTTACTTCGAAGCCGAGCATCCATGACTGGTTTGAGACAATCAAGCTTAACTATGGCGTGGATTATCAAAACGGAAGAACCAAACACTTCGAGCAGACGCCCGACACTTGGAACAAGATGCGCGATATCTTGGCTTACTGGGCCGGAAAAGGCGTGGACGGTTTCCGTTGCGATATGGCCGAGATGGTTCCTGTTGAATTCTGGGGCTGGGTGATCCCGCAAATCCAGAAAATCAATCCGGATATCAAATTCACGGCTGAGATTTACAATCCTAAAGAATATTACAACTACATCAATAAAGGTAAATTCGATTACCTGTACGACAAAGTGGACCTGTACGATACGCTTAAGCACGTAATGCAGGGACACGGCAGCACGGACAACTTGCCGGAGATCTCGGAAAGGCTTTCGAACGTGGCGCCGCATATGCTCCGTTTCTTGGAAAACCATGACGAGCAACGTATCGCCACAGGCGAATTCGCCGGCGACGCCGAGCTTGGACGTCCTGCTTTGGTGGTTAGCTCATTGCTCCAGAAAGGACCGATGATGGTTTACTTCGGACAGGAAGTGGGCGAGCCGGGCGCCGGCGACGAAGGTTTCGGCGGAGAAGACGGCCGTTCGACTATCTTCGATTACTGGGGCGTACCGAACCATCAGCGTTGGATGAACGGTGGCAAATTCGACGGAGGTCAGTTGACCGAAGCCGAAAAAGCCTTGCGTTCTTACTACGCCAAAGTGCTTAACGTTACCCGTAGCGAATCGGTATTTGCCAAAGGCGACCTGAAGTTGATCCACGCCCTCAACCGCGAGGCGGATCCTAAAGGATACACTAACAAGATGTACACTTTCGTTCGTCAGGACGACAAGGACCAGGTGGTGGTATTCGCCAACTTCTCAAAAGACCAGAAATTCGACGGGCAAATCGTATTGCCGAAAGAACTGGCCAAAGACGGCGCTTACCTTGATCTGTTGACTGGAAAAGAATACGGAATGAAAGACGGAAAAATCGCCGTGAAAGCGGACGGCTTACAGTCTTTGGTTCTGAAAAGAAAATAA
- a CDS encoding LamG domain-containing protein, whose protein sequence is MRKALLLFALLFGIANMVCADRIINHNTYVVKKSGYLEDYWHLGSLNNYGAGLVVDVAENLKAGDKGMLAFFKKLLENKRRDPNSLMFIFFVNAKGHSETLRKGVDKYGLRIWTHRNPKGKDWPTAKEMRQVGNTLVFFSDEPSATDNLFHSLDDFVYWVPERVLSDPQRSYPDNKLMLIDQTGWEMDNSYGGTNLARTPVWQKNYVNFWKRVGKKPNFVYLRQDQSWLSGVAGSLNSMRVVSGIIHRKSAMDTLPVRWRGENLHTSGSRFSFPTHAVRDTEFSPKKNGLYFTPESVSVRPSREDTTIVFWGERMPLDYGLKVYYPMDGIWENRVDGIVLPTNCGFTRDEARGTVADFRDEVCVTLGNVEDLGITDQSFTISLWVKFFEDTYHHPILCTEKNRYLEGLQFMLRSQKPYLGFYSSDLTVDKQLKKDEWNHLVWSFDKDAEEQRLFLNGVRQASTFGHLPFMGTGKLLFGKRDDFYEPDTKLFFNGFTDDLAIWNRSLSEVDIKQLYMQSGRINTSPERHRPKEVKAETTNYYLIGSGSVACLLIAFAIFWRVRKSKNEAENEAEKIAERNVIRLFGYFQALDRDGNDVSDRFTPKLKSLFLTILLFSFKYRQGISVTELNEIFWPDLPLKKASNNRNVNIKRIKDILAEIDGVELVTANRHWRVELDSDLVFCDYKNVVALLANDKPDIDVLAKILSRGRFLPKTEIPHLDPFKSEIANKLLDLYEPVLQWKKMESDKTLEVANLILLHDPTNEQALFRKIDILRSTNRESRADKAVEMFRKEYFERYGEHYEWAEEKK, encoded by the coding sequence ATGCGAAAAGCTTTGCTTCTGTTTGCCTTGCTGTTCGGAATCGCCAATATGGTATGCGCCGACAGGATTATCAACCACAATACTTATGTGGTGAAGAAATCCGGTTATTTGGAAGACTATTGGCACTTAGGGAGCCTGAATAACTATGGTGCCGGCTTGGTGGTGGACGTTGCCGAAAACCTGAAAGCCGGCGACAAAGGGATGCTCGCTTTTTTCAAAAAGCTTTTGGAAAACAAGCGACGTGATCCCAATAGCCTGATGTTCATATTTTTTGTCAATGCCAAAGGACATTCCGAAACCCTGCGCAAGGGCGTGGACAAATACGGGCTAAGAATCTGGACACATCGTAATCCGAAAGGAAAAGACTGGCCTACGGCCAAAGAAATGCGCCAAGTGGGCAATACGCTCGTTTTTTTCTCTGATGAACCTTCCGCCACCGATAATCTGTTCCATTCACTGGACGATTTTGTGTACTGGGTGCCGGAACGGGTACTTTCCGATCCGCAACGCTCATATCCTGACAACAAGCTGATGCTTATCGACCAAACCGGGTGGGAGATGGACAATAGCTACGGAGGGACAAATTTGGCGAGAACTCCGGTATGGCAAAAAAATTACGTAAACTTCTGGAAACGAGTGGGGAAGAAGCCCAATTTCGTCTACCTGCGCCAAGACCAGTCATGGCTGAGCGGCGTGGCCGGGTCGCTCAATTCCATGCGGGTGGTTTCCGGAATTATCCACCGCAAATCGGCGATGGACACGCTACCCGTAAGGTGGCGGGGCGAAAATCTGCACACCAGCGGTAGCCGTTTCTCATTTCCGACGCACGCGGTACGCGACACCGAATTTTCCCCTAAGAAAAATGGCCTGTATTTTACGCCCGAAAGCGTTTCTGTCCGCCCCTCGCGCGAGGATACCACGATAGTTTTCTGGGGCGAGCGTATGCCCCTTGACTACGGCCTGAAAGTTTACTACCCGATGGACGGCATTTGGGAAAACCGAGTGGACGGCATCGTTTTGCCCACCAATTGCGGTTTCACCCGCGACGAAGCCCGCGGAACCGTCGCCGATTTCCGCGACGAGGTTTGCGTAACTTTGGGAAACGTAGAGGATTTGGGCATTACGGACCAAAGTTTTACGATTAGCCTTTGGGTCAAATTCTTCGAAGACACTTATCACCATCCGATTCTCTGTACGGAAAAAAACCGTTATCTCGAAGGTTTGCAATTTATGCTCAGAAGCCAAAAACCGTATCTGGGCTTCTATTCCAGCGACCTTACAGTGGATAAACAACTCAAAAAAGACGAGTGGAACCACTTGGTTTGGAGCTTTGACAAAGACGCCGAAGAACAGCGCCTGTTTCTCAACGGAGTAAGACAGGCCAGTACCTTCGGGCACCTGCCGTTTATGGGTACGGGCAAGCTCCTCTTCGGCAAGCGCGACGACTTCTACGAGCCGGACACCAAGCTCTTTTTCAACGGCTTTACCGATGATTTGGCTATTTGGAACAGGTCGCTTAGCGAGGTGGATATCAAGCAATTGTACATGCAAAGTGGCCGGATCAATACCTCGCCCGAGCGCCATCGTCCAAAGGAAGTGAAAGCCGAAACGACGAACTACTATTTAATAGGCTCCGGTTCCGTAGCCTGTTTGTTGATTGCGTTTGCGATATTCTGGAGAGTAAGGAAGAGTAAGAATGAGGCGGAAAACGAAGCCGAAAAAATCGCCGAGCGGAACGTTATCCGCCTGTTTGGCTACTTTCAGGCCCTCGATCGCGACGGCAATGACGTTTCCGACCGATTCACGCCCAAGCTGAAGTCCCTTTTCCTGACAATATTGCTGTTCAGTTTCAAATACCGTCAGGGAATTTCCGTGACTGAGCTTAACGAGATCTTCTGGCCGGATCTTCCGCTTAAAAAAGCCAGCAACAACCGTAACGTAAATATTAAACGGATCAAAGATATCTTGGCCGAAATAGACGGTGTGGAATTGGTCACGGCCAACCGGCATTGGCGCGTGGAGCTCGATTCCGACTTGGTATTCTGCGACTACAAAAACGTGGTGGCCCTTTTGGCCAATGATAAACCGGATATCGATGTGTTGGCGAAGATCCTTTCGCGCGGAAGGTTCCTCCCGAAGACTGAAATACCGCACCTTGATCCGTTCAAATCCGAGATCGCCAATAAGCTTTTGGACCTTTACGAACCGGTGCTCCAATGGAAGAAAATGGAGAGTGACAAAACCTTGGAGGTGGCCAATCTCATATTGCTTCATGATCCTACAAATGAACAGGCCTTGTTCAGGAAAATAGATATTTTGCGTTCTACCAACCGTGAAAGCCGTGCCGATAAGGCGGTAGAAATGTTCAGAAAAGAGTATTTCGAACGTTATGGCGAGCATTATGAGTGGGCCGAAGAAAAAAAATGA